The proteins below come from a single Azospirillum thiophilum genomic window:
- a CDS encoding replication protein RepA: MGDIHRLVIEHGRDKARALVRPEERTLVDIAADILADEKQHLGITYSGFCLTSLPHKKLADDAPWEKRGHQVTLLVEPGRLKVNGKVKLFGVPYGARARMILIYLQTQAVRTGRREVELGRSMRDWLTRMGISVGGETFRGFREQSLRISACTLKFFWDGENADVFEKGGIVKRGLIFHDDLGDDRQGTLWNDVVQLDETFFQALRDHPVPLLEEAVRQLKDRSLSLDLYVWLAYRLHSLSRPQPISWPSLYAQFGAGYDQMKHFKPRFVQALQYALAAYPDAKVEPADDGVVLHPSRPPIARLLA; this comes from the coding sequence ATGGGCGACATCCACAGGCTGGTGATCGAACATGGGCGGGACAAGGCGCGCGCCCTGGTCCGTCCCGAGGAGCGGACGCTGGTCGACATCGCCGCCGACATCCTGGCGGACGAGAAACAGCATCTCGGCATCACCTACAGCGGCTTCTGCCTGACCAGCCTGCCGCACAAGAAGCTGGCCGACGACGCCCCCTGGGAAAAGCGCGGCCATCAGGTGACGCTGCTGGTCGAACCCGGCCGGCTGAAGGTGAACGGCAAGGTCAAGCTGTTCGGCGTGCCCTATGGCGCGCGGGCGCGGATGATCCTGATCTATCTGCAGACCCAGGCGGTGCGCACCGGCCGTCGCGAGGTCGAGCTCGGCCGCTCGATGCGCGACTGGCTGACCCGCATGGGCATCAGCGTCGGCGGCGAGACCTTCCGCGGCTTCCGCGAGCAGTCGCTGCGCATCTCCGCCTGCACGCTGAAATTCTTCTGGGACGGCGAGAATGCCGACGTGTTCGAGAAGGGCGGCATCGTCAAGCGCGGCCTGATCTTCCACGACGATCTCGGCGACGACCGCCAGGGCACGCTGTGGAACGACGTGGTCCAACTGGACGAAACCTTCTTCCAGGCCCTGCGCGACCATCCGGTCCCGCTGCTGGAGGAGGCGGTGCGGCAGCTGAAGGACCGTTCGCTCAGCCTCGACCTCTATGTCTGGCTGGCCTACCGGCTGCATTCGCTGAGCCGGCCGCAGCCGATCTCATGGCCGTCGCTCTATGCCCAGTTCGGCGCCGGCTACGACCAGATGAAGCATTTCAAGCCGCGCTTCGTCCAGGCCCTGCAATATGCGCTGGCGGCCTATCCCGACGCCAAGGTCGAACCGGCCGACGACGGCGTCGTCCTCCACCCCAGCCGCCCGCCGATCGCCCGCCTGCTGGCGTGA
- a CDS encoding universal stress protein has protein sequence MALKDFLVVVDDMPASAARLDLAARLAARTDAHLTALYAFTDIAFPGYIEAEFPQELRESRRQARKDQTALMAASFDDAMRRHGLTDRSEWLEVEGDPTIAAAVRGRYADLIVVGQPDPDRDRDQPVAQPADLLFESGRPLLVVPYAGRFATIGERILVGWNGSREAARAIGDAMPLLAAAKRVVVMAANPKPGPNGLGDEPCADIARHLSRHGCRVEATHVATDVVEPGDTLLNMVADESCDLLVMGAYGRSRFRELVLGGMTRFMMQHMTVPVLMSH, from the coding sequence ATGGCACTCAAGGACTTTCTGGTGGTCGTCGACGATATGCCCGCCTCTGCGGCCCGTCTCGACCTCGCGGCCCGTCTCGCGGCACGGACGGATGCCCACCTGACTGCGCTCTATGCCTTCACCGACATCGCCTTTCCCGGCTATATCGAGGCGGAGTTCCCGCAGGAGTTGCGAGAGAGCCGCCGACAGGCCCGCAAGGACCAGACCGCCCTCATGGCGGCATCCTTCGACGACGCCATGCGCCGCCACGGCCTGACCGACCGGTCGGAATGGCTGGAGGTGGAGGGGGATCCGACCATCGCCGCCGCCGTGCGCGGCCGCTATGCCGACCTGATCGTGGTGGGCCAGCCCGATCCCGACCGCGACCGCGACCAGCCCGTCGCCCAGCCGGCCGACCTGCTGTTCGAAAGCGGCCGCCCGCTGCTGGTGGTTCCCTATGCCGGCCGCTTCGCCACCATCGGCGAACGGATCCTGGTGGGCTGGAACGGCAGCCGCGAGGCGGCGCGCGCCATCGGCGACGCCATGCCGCTGCTGGCCGCGGCCAAGCGCGTCGTGGTGATGGCGGCCAATCCGAAGCCCGGGCCCAACGGCCTGGGCGACGAGCCCTGCGCCGACATCGCCCGCCACCTGTCCCGCCACGGCTGCCGCGTCGAGGCGACCCATGTCGCCACCGATGTGGTGGAGCCCGGCGACACCCTGCTGAACATGGTCGCCGACGAGAGCTGCGACCTGCTGGTGATGGGCGCCTACGGCCGCTCCCGCTTCCGCGAGCTGGTGCTGGGCGGGATGACCCGCTTCATGATGCAGCACATGACGGTTCCGGTGCTGATGAGCCACTGA